One genomic window of Desulfurococcus mucosus DSM 2162 includes the following:
- the speD gene encoding adenosylmethionine decarboxylase: MEALTTKKVIGKHVYGELYECDPEILMDMEKLINIVEKAAEIGGFTLLDVKAWKINPGVSVVGIVLESHISIHTWPEYSFATVDVYTCGVKGDPVKAFKYIVHALKARRHTLKVASRDYEDN; the protein is encoded by the coding sequence ATGGAAGCGCTTACCACCAAGAAGGTTATCGGTAAGCATGTTTACGGGGAGCTTTACGAGTGCGATCCAGAGATATTGATGGATATGGAAAAACTCATCAATATAGTTGAGAAAGCAGCTGAGATCGGCGGGTTCACACTACTGGATGTCAAAGCATGGAAGATCAACCCCGGGGTAAGCGTTGTAGGCATAGTTCTCGAGAGCCATATAAGTATCCATACGTGGCCCGAGTATTCTTTTGCAACAGTCGATGTTTACACATGTGGCGTGAAAGGGGATCCAGTGAAGGCCTTCAAGTACATAGTGCATGCTTTGAAAGCCAGGAGGCACACCCTGAAGGTTGCCAGCAGGGATTACGAGGATAACTAA
- a CDS encoding NAD(P)/FAD-dependent oxidoreductase, with the protein MGAGPAGLSVASHLKLRDAVVIEEHGKPGIPKHCSGLVGVETARLIEKYVGRVVDSSYNTVYFNAFGRLYKVSYRDDFVFHVNRPLLEEKLSSLVERKGHRVSYGVVARPRGVDSILAGGVEFKCNTLLIAEGAVGRFRRFFVNPYSGFIIGIQSLFRVRNIEMDSIYIYYSEFTPGFFSWIIPLDQDTALIGGGFTRVDAGLVEKATRRVVEAYGVRLGGVVERFGGIIPMQRPIPDPVIAGKAVFHGDSVPLIKPYTGGGLHYIFKLSERLARHIDEGDIAGYRGVYSKSIRGLLLEHQVVSILRSTLIELPVPFVAGLNKLNLFKPPDYDKHHLLLVKSVPLMLTGLLPFLAGATRLEQGAQESMEGHVKLHVEEVREAG; encoded by the coding sequence GTGGGGGCTGGACCAGCAGGGCTCTCCGTTGCAAGCCATCTCAAGCTCAGAGACGCAGTGGTTATCGAGGAGCATGGAAAGCCAGGGATACCGAAGCACTGTAGTGGGCTTGTCGGTGTTGAGACAGCGCGGCTGATAGAGAAATATGTTGGTAGAGTCGTTGATTCATCATACAACACAGTCTACTTCAACGCGTTCGGCAGGCTCTACAAGGTCTCATATAGGGATGACTTCGTGTTCCATGTTAACAGGCCCCTGCTGGAGGAAAAACTGTCCTCACTCGTCGAGAGGAAGGGACATAGAGTTAGCTATGGTGTTGTTGCAAGGCCCAGAGGAGTGGACTCTATACTAGCAGGGGGAGTAGAGTTCAAGTGTAATACACTGCTCATCGCTGAGGGTGCAGTGGGAAGATTTAGACGATTTTTTGTAAACCCCTATTCTGGGTTTATTATTGGAATCCAGTCCTTGTTTAGAGTTAGAAATATAGAGATGGATTCGATATATATTTACTACTCAGAATTCACACCTGGCTTCTTCTCCTGGATTATACCGTTGGACCAGGATACAGCACTCATCGGTGGAGGCTTCACTAGAGTTGACGCAGGCCTCGTGGAGAAAGCTACTAGGCGAGTGGTTGAGGCTTACGGAGTGAGGCTCGGCGGCGTCGTCGAGAGGTTCGGCGGCATTATACCGATGCAACGCCCTATTCCAGACCCGGTTATCGCCGGGAAAGCGGTTTTCCACGGAGACAGCGTGCCATTGATCAAGCCGTACACCGGCGGTGGACTACACTACATCTTCAAGCTCTCAGAGAGGCTTGCCAGGCACATTGATGAGGGAGACATAGCAGGGTACAGAGGGGTGTACTCCAAGAGTATACGTGGCCTCCTGCTGGAACACCAGGTTGTCAGCATACTCAGGTCGACCCTGATCGAGCTACCCGTGCCCTTCGTAGCCGGCTTAAACAAGTTGAACCTTTTCAAACCCCCCGACTACGACAAACACCACCTGTTACTAGTGAAATCCGTGCCCCTCATGCTCACCGGTTTACTCCCGTTCCTAGCCGGGGCCACCCGGCTGGAACAGGGTGCCCAGGAATCAATGGAAGGCCACGTGAAACTCCATGTAGAGGAGGTTAGAGAAGCAGGGTGA
- a CDS encoding glutamine synthetase family protein → MTGNVLHILFTDIAGVHRQVSIAVDGVPETLEGIRAGIDGSSIPGYGRIERSDLFVEPASSTIVDLSSFNGGYMTTGRIVTHTGEPHPWDPRSIAGKTVEKAWENGYVFRAGCELEFYITGKVGFYLGRRRQGLLVSASKGGVAGQVVKSHYVSEIPLEVEEALSDVIRVLGNNGISVSKIHRENGFLNQYELSLSHRDPLGLGDSILLSVASVKRVLNTHGFNGVFMPKPFADDYGSGLHIHVSMWIGDRNIFFDGGELTDAGRYFIGGILDHARSLTAFTNPSVNSFRRLIEGFEAPVYISWGIGNRSTMVRVPLNGGRIEVRTPDASMNPYLGISAILLAGLDGLRKKTDPGSPVDYNMYDKPSTSSRLPRSLEEAVESLLSDHEYLKPLFPRDMLEYYAELKLREARRNRSIPSVADYVDLEHLV, encoded by the coding sequence ATGACCGGGAACGTGTTACACATATTGTTCACAGATATAGCCGGCGTACATAGACAGGTCTCCATAGCAGTTGACGGGGTCCCAGAGACCCTTGAAGGAATTAGAGCAGGCATCGATGGCTCCAGCATACCTGGATACGGTCGCATAGAGAGAAGCGACCTCTTCGTGGAGCCAGCGTCCTCAACCATAGTGGATTTGTCGAGCTTCAATGGAGGCTACATGACCACGGGGAGAATCGTGACCCACACTGGTGAACCCCACCCATGGGATCCCCGTTCCATTGCGGGTAAAACAGTGGAGAAAGCATGGGAGAACGGCTATGTCTTCAGGGCGGGATGCGAGCTGGAGTTCTATATCACCGGGAAAGTTGGATTCTACCTTGGTAGAAGAAGACAGGGCTTGCTTGTGAGCGCATCAAAGGGGGGTGTCGCAGGCCAGGTTGTGAAGAGCCATTATGTCTCAGAGATACCGCTGGAGGTTGAGGAGGCTCTATCAGATGTCATCAGGGTTCTCGGTAACAATGGTATAAGCGTGTCGAAGATCCACAGGGAGAACGGGTTCCTGAACCAATACGAGTTATCGCTTAGCCACCGCGACCCCCTTGGCCTCGGGGACAGCATACTGTTGTCGGTAGCCTCGGTAAAAAGAGTGCTGAACACTCATGGCTTCAACGGGGTCTTCATGCCTAAACCCTTCGCAGACGATTACGGTAGTGGGCTCCACATACATGTAAGCATGTGGATTGGGGATAGAAACATCTTCTTTGATGGAGGCGAGCTAACCGATGCCGGGAGATACTTCATCGGGGGAATACTAGACCATGCTAGGAGCCTGACGGCTTTCACGAATCCATCCGTTAACAGCTTCAGGAGGCTCATAGAGGGCTTCGAGGCACCCGTATACATATCGTGGGGTATTGGAAACCGCTCCACCATGGTAAGAGTGCCCCTCAACGGTGGGAGGATAGAGGTTAGAACCCCTGACGCCTCGATGAACCCGTACCTGGGGATTTCAGCGATACTGCTAGCAGGGCTAGATGGATTGAGGAAAAAGACTGATCCAGGAAGCCCCGTAGACTACAACATGTATGATAAGCCATCCACCTCGAGCAGGCTCCCTAGGAGTCTCGAGGAAGCCGTGGAAAGCCTCCTCAGCGACCACGAGTACTTGAAGCCCTTATTCCCACGCGACATGCTGGAGTACTATGCCGAGCTAAAGCTCAGGGAGGCCAGGAGGAACCGTAGCATACCGAGCGTGGCAGACTACGTGGACTTAGAGCACTTGGTTTAA
- a CDS encoding Lrp/AsnC family transcriptional regulator produces the protein MSYVKMDELDREVLKALQEDSRQSLRSIAERLGRPVSTVHERVRRLIDKGVLKGFTVLVDYGRLGYTVKALILMNVDGKHIIDVERHVSQHPNVLVVYDITGEFDVAVIAVFKEIRELDEFIKWILQNPYVKQTRTSIVFRTIKESIHLPLK, from the coding sequence ATGAGTTACGTGAAGATGGATGAGCTAGACAGAGAGGTATTGAAAGCCTTACAGGAGGATAGCCGGCAATCCCTCAGGTCTATTGCCGAGAGGCTCGGTAGGCCTGTTTCAACAGTGCATGAGAGAGTTAGGAGACTCATCGATAAAGGCGTTTTGAAGGGTTTCACAGTGCTCGTGGACTACGGGAGGCTCGGCTACACTGTGAAAGCACTTATATTGATGAATGTTGACGGCAAGCATATAATAGATGTCGAGAGACATGTATCCCAGCACCCGAATGTATTAGTGGTCTACGACATAACAGGGGAATTCGATGTCGCAGTCATAGCAGTCTTCAAGGAGATACGTGAACTAGACGAGTTCATAAAATGGATACTGCAGAACCCATATGTGAAGCAGACACGTACAAGCATAGTCTTCAGGACGATCAAAGAAAGCATTCACCTACCTTTAAAGTAG
- the gltA gene encoding NADPH-dependent glutamate synthase — MSTGGSRVKKKRVPVPRREPAERIRDFNEVVLGYTLEQAMEEASRCLQCPLNFAPCVKGCPVHVNIPGFLRKLREGDVKGALEIIMETNPLPGITGRVCPQEEQCERNCIMGRIGDRINIGKLERFVADYARKHGIRPEVKIPPSTGKKIAIVGSGPAGLTAAAELRKMGHEVRVFEALHEPGGVLVYGIPEFRLPKEIVRYELEYLSKIGVEILTDVVVGKTLSLRDLLTEYDAVFLGTGAGTPNFLNIPGVNCLNIYSANEFLTRVNLMKAYLFPEYDTPIKKPNRVAVIGGGNTAMDAARSALRLGSREVYVLYRRTKELMTARQEEVENAEEEGVKFMFLVSPVEFVCDDKGRVKAVRLIKMRLGEPGRDGRPRPIPIPGSEFELEVDAVIIAIGQTPNRILFKDIPELKLTEKGTIVVDEKYRTTVKGVFAGGDAIRGESTVVKAMGDGWKAARSIDEYLKTGEWPPEIKPHDFEAEN; from the coding sequence ATGTCTACAGGGGGCTCCCGTGTAAAGAAGAAGCGTGTACCAGTGCCGAGGAGAGAGCCTGCGGAGAGGATAAGGGATTTCAACGAGGTAGTGTTAGGATACACCCTGGAGCAGGCAATGGAAGAAGCATCGAGATGCCTCCAATGCCCCTTAAACTTCGCACCATGTGTCAAAGGATGCCCAGTGCACGTTAACATACCGGGTTTCCTAAGGAAGCTCAGGGAGGGAGATGTTAAAGGTGCACTAGAGATCATCATGGAGACCAATCCTCTCCCAGGTATCACGGGGAGAGTCTGCCCGCAGGAGGAGCAGTGCGAGAGAAACTGCATCATGGGTAGGATAGGGGACAGGATCAACATCGGCAAACTAGAGAGATTCGTAGCGGATTACGCGAGGAAACATGGAATACGCCCAGAGGTGAAGATACCTCCATCCACGGGGAAGAAGATCGCAATAGTAGGCTCGGGACCCGCAGGGTTGACAGCTGCAGCCGAGCTGAGGAAAATGGGTCACGAGGTACGGGTATTCGAGGCCCTCCACGAGCCGGGCGGCGTGTTAGTATACGGTATACCCGAGTTCAGGCTTCCGAAGGAGATAGTCCGCTACGAGCTGGAATACTTGTCGAAGATAGGTGTCGAAATACTAACCGATGTAGTGGTGGGGAAGACCCTGAGTCTAAGAGACCTCCTCACGGAGTACGATGCTGTCTTCCTCGGTACAGGGGCTGGAACACCGAACTTCCTGAACATACCTGGAGTCAACTGCCTCAACATTTACTCGGCGAACGAGTTCCTTACAAGGGTGAACCTTATGAAGGCCTACCTATTCCCCGAGTACGATACGCCGATTAAAAAACCGAACAGAGTGGCCGTCATTGGTGGCGGGAACACAGCAATGGATGCCGCGAGGAGTGCACTGAGACTCGGCTCTAGAGAGGTGTACGTCCTCTACAGGAGAACCAAGGAGCTTATGACGGCTAGGCAGGAAGAAGTTGAGAACGCTGAAGAGGAAGGCGTTAAATTCATGTTCCTGGTCTCCCCCGTTGAATTCGTATGCGACGACAAAGGGCGGGTAAAAGCAGTGCGTCTCATCAAAATGAGGCTGGGTGAGCCGGGTAGAGACGGGCGTCCAAGGCCTATCCCTATCCCTGGCAGCGAGTTCGAGCTGGAGGTGGATGCTGTGATCATAGCGATAGGGCAGACGCCGAATAGAATACTCTTCAAGGATATACCTGAGTTAAAGCTCACTGAGAAGGGAACCATAGTAGTCGACGAGAAATACCGGACAACCGTTAAAGGCGTCTTCGCCGGAGGCGATGCAATAAGAGGCGAGTCGACAGTCGTCAAGGCTATGGGTGATGGATGGAAGGCGGCTAGATCCATTGACGAATACCTTAAGACAGGTGAGTGGCCACCCGAGATAAAGCCCCATGACTTCGAAGCCGAGAACTAG
- a CDS encoding sulfide/dihydroorotate dehydrogenase-like FAD/NAD-binding protein: MPKYVITAKRKLAPRVNWFRIQAPLIARRAQPGQFVIVRLHEKGERIPLTLFDWNANEGFIELVVQEVGKTTMEMGRYNVGDHVLNITGPLGNPTHIDMYGVVVIVCGGVGSAVCYPVAKALRERGNKVISIIGFRTRELVILEEEFRRISDEVIVTTDDGSYGVKGFTTDALRSLLESGVKPGLVYTAGPVIMMKKVAEITRRHGVLTYASLNPIMVDGTGMCGACRVTVEGRTVFACVDGPDFDAHKVDFDELAKRLAQYTEEERIALEKYLNTVSRGG; this comes from the coding sequence ATGCCTAAGTATGTGATCACAGCCAAGAGGAAGCTCGCCCCACGCGTCAACTGGTTTAGAATACAGGCGCCGCTAATAGCCCGTCGAGCACAACCCGGGCAATTCGTCATAGTGAGGCTACATGAGAAAGGGGAGAGGATACCTCTCACGCTCTTCGACTGGAATGCTAACGAAGGCTTCATAGAGCTCGTGGTTCAAGAAGTAGGGAAAACCACGATGGAGATGGGGAGGTACAATGTAGGAGACCATGTACTGAATATCACGGGACCCCTAGGCAACCCGACACACATAGACATGTATGGTGTCGTAGTCATAGTCTGCGGCGGCGTGGGTTCAGCCGTCTGCTATCCTGTCGCCAAGGCTTTGAGGGAACGCGGAAACAAGGTGATCAGTATAATAGGCTTCAGAACCAGGGAGCTTGTAATACTCGAAGAGGAGTTCAGGAGGATCAGTGATGAAGTAATAGTTACAACCGATGATGGAAGCTACGGGGTGAAGGGTTTCACAACCGACGCCTTAAGGAGTCTCCTTGAATCCGGGGTGAAGCCCGGCCTCGTTTACACTGCTGGACCAGTAATAATGATGAAGAAGGTTGCTGAGATAACCCGTAGACACGGCGTACTAACATACGCCAGCTTAAACCCCATAATGGTTGATGGCACAGGTATGTGTGGGGCATGCAGAGTCACAGTGGAAGGTAGGACGGTCTTCGCATGCGTCGACGGCCCCGACTTCGACGCGCATAAAGTGGACTTCGACGAACTGGCTAAGCGTCTAGCCCAATACACTGAAGAGGAGAGAATCGCACTCGAGAAATACCTCAACACGGTTTCCAGGGGTGGCTGA
- a CDS encoding CBS domain-containing protein → MHVPTPRKPRPHRRVDPYRWLRSDGTPNFSDRVFRAEKELHLIARRNPRVVYPSTTLLKALEEMSLYGRSLIVSDSGRRLRGLLTLGDIVSYLGGGEYYRIVAERHAYNIYSALERETVDTIMVKNPIHLYVDDTLTRVLESMIIHGIGVVPVLDRDGAVYGIITEHDLVRYLYGIATTGLKVAEAMSRPVVTIGIDASLKKALEKMTTYGFRRLPVTSGDNVAGMLTAMDVVKYFGDHRALRDAASGDIREVHSKPVEELMSRELVTVKPGDDLATAIQEMMDKDVSSVLVVDDEGVLQGILTERDVLYALTIAGYRSV, encoded by the coding sequence ATGCATGTGCCAACACCGCGTAAACCCCGTCCTCACAGACGTGTCGACCCCTACAGGTGGCTCAGGAGCGATGGCACCCCTAATTTCAGCGACAGGGTCTTCAGGGCTGAGAAAGAACTACACTTAATAGCTAGGAGAAACCCCAGGGTTGTCTACCCGTCGACAACCCTGTTGAAGGCGCTGGAGGAGATGTCACTGTACGGGAGAAGCCTCATAGTCTCAGACAGCGGTAGGAGGCTGCGCGGCCTGCTCACCCTGGGGGACATCGTCAGCTACCTGGGGGGCGGGGAATACTATAGGATTGTCGCGGAGAGACACGCCTACAACATTTACTCGGCTCTCGAAAGGGAGACCGTGGATACGATAATGGTGAAGAACCCGATACACCTCTATGTTGATGACACGCTTACAAGAGTGCTTGAATCAATGATAATCCACGGAATAGGCGTAGTACCAGTTCTCGACAGGGATGGAGCAGTATACGGTATCATCACCGAGCATGATTTAGTCAGATACCTCTACGGTATTGCCACCACGGGTTTAAAGGTTGCTGAAGCAATGTCAAGGCCTGTTGTCACAATAGGCATTGATGCATCGCTGAAGAAAGCATTGGAGAAAATGACAACCTACGGGTTCAGGAGGCTACCGGTGACAAGCGGCGACAACGTTGCCGGCATGCTCACCGCCATGGATGTGGTTAAGTATTTCGGGGATCACCGGGCACTTAGAGATGCAGCCAGCGGGGACATAAGGGAGGTGCACTCCAAGCCTGTTGAAGAGTTGATGAGCAGGGAGCTCGTCACGGTGAAGCCGGGCGACGACCTTGCCACAGCGATACAGGAGATGATGGATAAGGATGTGAGCTCTGTTCTGGTGGTTGATGACGAAGGCGTACTCCAGGGAATACTCACAGAGAGAGATGTACTCTACGCATTGACGATAGCAGGCTACAGGTCGGTGTGA
- a CDS encoding CBS domain-containing protein, giving the protein MSLAEFIDPDPLVVDKNDSLSTYLRLLSKRENDKAVVMENRRINGRQVKTVAGVVTGRDILGKIVSERLRLSSPGRLRVSGFMSTQPFTIKPDASIRDALTAMASKSIGILPVVDGFNFKGAVYRRSLLKLAFHIGDPASKAASRVFLRTRLGDSLLMLRQSMLESGEGFAVVVDDEGKPCGYITVMDLAYAFATFLENVPEKHRKERISELVVRDYYRRDLPVVKEDAELGRVAETLYEKRSRGVLVTGERGVVGVVREHDLISYLALTSLGIG; this is encoded by the coding sequence ATGAGCCTGGCCGAGTTCATTGACCCGGATCCATTGGTGGTCGATAAAAACGACTCTCTCTCAACGTACTTGAGGCTGCTTAGTAAGAGGGAGAATGATAAAGCAGTAGTGATGGAGAACCGGAGGATCAATGGGAGACAGGTTAAAACAGTAGCCGGGGTTGTCACAGGCCGGGACATACTCGGCAAGATAGTCAGCGAGAGGCTCAGGCTGTCATCACCTGGGAGGCTCAGGGTATCAGGCTTCATGAGCACCCAGCCCTTCACAATCAAGCCTGACGCCTCCATCAGGGATGCCTTAACGGCAATGGCGTCTAAATCCATAGGGATACTTCCAGTTGTAGATGGATTCAACTTCAAGGGAGCAGTCTACAGGCGGAGCCTCTTAAAACTCGCCTTCCACATAGGGGATCCAGCCTCAAAGGCTGCGAGCAGAGTATTCCTGAGGACGCGGCTCGGCGACAGCCTACTCATGCTAAGGCAGAGCATGCTTGAAAGCGGTGAGGGATTTGCAGTGGTCGTCGATGATGAGGGGAAGCCATGTGGATATATAACCGTTATGGATCTAGCCTACGCCTTCGCAACATTCCTTGAGAATGTACCGGAGAAGCATAGAAAGGAGAGGATAAGTGAACTAGTAGTACGCGACTACTATAGGCGGGATCTACCCGTGGTCAAGGAGGATGCAGAGCTCGGCAGGGTAGCTGAAACGCTGTACGAGAAGAGGAGTCGCGGCGTGCTTGTAACGGGGGAAAGGGGAGTTGTAGGCGTTGTAAGGGAGCATGATTTAATAAGCTACTTAGCCTTAACGAGTCTGGGTATAGGGTAA
- a CDS encoding Mut7-C RNAse domain-containing protein has translation MTTGEAKFIVDAMLGSLARWLRILGYDTVYGSRMEDWLILRRAELEGRIILTRDRGLHHKALKRGLKSILLQDDDLASMLAKVSGLTGVRLYVDYERTRCPEDNTPLRKVDKEEVKDKVPPRVYSMHEDFWVCPRCGKVYWVGNHWKMIESILGDARGKLGFFKGQLKRGMVNEPGAPFRADA, from the coding sequence ATGACAACAGGGGAAGCAAAATTCATTGTTGACGCAATGCTGGGCTCGCTTGCGAGATGGCTCAGGATACTGGGCTACGACACTGTTTACGGTAGTAGAATGGAGGACTGGTTGATCCTCAGGAGAGCGGAGTTAGAGGGGAGAATCATACTGACCCGTGACAGAGGCCTCCATCACAAGGCTTTAAAGAGGGGGTTGAAGAGCATCCTGCTCCAGGACGATGACCTGGCATCGATGCTTGCAAAGGTGTCTGGTTTAACAGGTGTAAGACTCTACGTGGACTATGAGAGAACCCGGTGTCCTGAGGATAACACGCCGCTCAGGAAAGTAGACAAGGAGGAGGTCAAGGACAAGGTTCCTCCAAGAGTATACAGTATGCACGAGGATTTCTGGGTTTGCCCCCGTTGCGGCAAGGTATATTGGGTTGGAAACCACTGGAAGATGATAGAGTCCATACTAGGGGATGCGAGAGGGAAACTAGGCTTCTTCAAAGGGCAGTTGAAGAGGGGGATGGTCAATGAACCCGGTGCACCCTTCAGAGCTGACGCTTGA
- a CDS encoding TIGR00296 family protein, with amino-acid sequence MNPVHPSELTLEEGSLLVKIARDAIEAYVTRGERIDVSMYRLGEKLLRPGMTFTTIERLDESGRPHLRGCIGFLAPLQSLVESTVESAIEAAVNDPRFNPVEPWELDKLIIEVTVLSQPSIVDVGDRWVLPSLIIIGRHGLVAEKGWFKGTLLPVVPVEYCWDEETFLAETCVKAGLRPDCWLDKSTKIHLYEGRVFREREPRGEVYERDMNKEYRSLCSRKT; translated from the coding sequence ATGAACCCGGTGCACCCTTCAGAGCTGACGCTTGAAGAAGGCTCCCTGCTCGTCAAGATAGCGAGGGATGCTATCGAGGCCTATGTCACGAGAGGGGAGCGTATCGATGTATCTATGTATAGGCTGGGCGAGAAGCTGTTGAGGCCCGGTATGACCTTTACAACGATAGAGAGGCTCGATGAATCTGGGAGGCCGCATCTACGTGGATGCATAGGGTTCCTTGCCCCGCTTCAAAGCCTAGTGGAGTCAACGGTGGAGTCAGCTATAGAGGCAGCGGTAAACGATCCACGCTTCAACCCGGTTGAGCCATGGGAGCTAGATAAGCTCATAATAGAGGTAACAGTGCTCTCTCAGCCATCAATAGTCGATGTAGGCGATAGATGGGTGTTGCCCTCGCTGATAATCATCGGGAGGCACGGCTTGGTTGCTGAGAAAGGATGGTTCAAGGGAACCCTTCTACCCGTAGTGCCCGTGGAGTACTGCTGGGATGAGGAGACATTCCTGGCTGAGACATGCGTCAAGGCTGGTCTGAGACCCGATTGCTGGCTAGACAAGTCGACCAAGATACACCTGTATGAGGGAAGGGTCTTCAGGGAAAGAGAACCCCGTGGCGAAGTATACGAGAGGGATATGAATAAGGAGTACAGGAGCCTTTGCTCGAGGAAAACGTAG
- a CDS encoding NAD+ synthase gives MKRITVESLLSIPLEDAAETIVGFLKSYFAGAGAEKAVVGLSGGLDSSVTLRLLVDALGANKVTAAIMPDTRVTPPEDTRDAAELAGSLGVEYFIIPIDTVVDSYSVIPGFDAGNRLATGNLRARIRMNILYYIANRLNGIVVGTGDRSELLLGYFTKYGDGGVDVLPLACLYKTQVRELGRRLGLPARILGKPSSPRLWKGHLAEEEIGLSYEAVDLVFYSLIDLGLSISEAVDATGLPVEVFERVLSLHRRSRHKRRLPPFPSLPWLQEPVKEI, from the coding sequence TTGAAAAGAATCACCGTCGAGAGCCTACTCTCTATACCCCTGGAGGATGCTGCGGAAACCATAGTGGGCTTCCTCAAGAGCTACTTCGCGGGCGCCGGAGCCGAGAAAGCCGTCGTGGGCTTAAGCGGTGGGCTCGACTCCTCGGTAACCCTGAGGCTACTCGTGGACGCCCTCGGAGCCAACAAGGTTACAGCCGCCATAATGCCGGATACACGGGTCACACCTCCTGAGGATACCCGTGACGCGGCTGAGCTCGCAGGCAGCCTCGGCGTCGAATACTTCATTATACCTATAGACACAGTGGTCGACTCCTACAGCGTGATACCTGGGTTCGACGCAGGCAACAGGCTTGCCACGGGGAACCTCAGGGCAAGGATCAGAATGAACATACTGTACTACATTGCAAACAGGTTAAACGGGATTGTTGTCGGGACAGGGGATAGAAGCGAGTTACTTCTAGGATACTTCACCAAATACGGCGACGGAGGCGTCGACGTGCTGCCTTTGGCATGCCTCTACAAGACCCAGGTGAGGGAACTCGGAAGAAGGCTTGGACTCCCTGCAAGGATACTGGGGAAGCCGAGCTCTCCGAGGCTGTGGAAGGGCCACCTCGCCGAGGAAGAGATAGGATTAAGCTATGAGGCCGTCGACCTAGTGTTCTACTCGCTGATAGACCTAGGGTTGAGCATCAGTGAGGCCGTTGATGCAACCGGGCTACCGGTCGAGGTGTTCGAGAGAGTTCTATCACTGCATAGGAGGAGCCGGCATAAGAGGCGGCTCCCCCCGTTCCCCAGCCTTCCCTGGCTCCAGGAGCCGGTTAAAGAGATCTAG
- a CDS encoding ECF transporter S component, with protein MEKYTLVDILVLGVIAAIYGVLFYIWWDVYYAVKAVGGPVAARLVTYGLWFMPAPLAASLIRKPGSAVLGEVLPALLESIIPTPGGLTNLIYGVAQGVFSEASYAGFLYKKYGLLQAILAGALPALPAFALDAALFGDIYPVNEAVIVVSAIAVSGALYGAIAHSVARVVSGRGS; from the coding sequence ATGGAGAAGTATACGTTGGTCGACATACTGGTGTTAGGCGTCATCGCAGCCATATACGGGGTTCTCTTCTACATATGGTGGGATGTCTACTACGCTGTAAAGGCTGTTGGAGGGCCGGTCGCCGCCAGGCTGGTAACCTACGGCTTGTGGTTCATGCCGGCTCCACTGGCTGCCTCACTAATCCGGAAGCCCGGTAGTGCAGTGCTGGGCGAAGTGCTACCAGCACTCCTGGAGTCAATAATACCTACCCCGGGAGGCTTGACAAACCTTATCTATGGAGTTGCGCAGGGCGTGTTCAGCGAGGCATCCTACGCTGGGTTCCTGTATAAGAAGTACGGGTTACTCCAGGCGATCCTAGCTGGTGCACTACCGGCTCTACCCGCCTTCGCATTAGACGCCGCTCTATTCGGCGACATATACCCGGTTAACGAGGCCGTAATAGTGGTATCCGCTATAGCGGTAAGTGGTGCACTATACGGTGCAATAGCCCACTCAGTAGCCAGGGTTGTCTCAGGTAGAGGGAGCTAA